Proteins from a genomic interval of Bacteroidota bacterium:
- a CDS encoding efflux RND transporter permease subunit encodes MKTRRFRPTEFAIDNRLTVYFFIAILIVFGIYSYRSTPKESFPEIVFPYFSITTIYPGTSPADMENLVTRHIEKELKTVKGIKQIYSNSLQDYSMIFIEFETNVDNKTAQQDVKDAVDRSKKDLPSDLPNSPEVTRIDLSEIPVLYINLSGDIGLAQMKKYADDLKDRIEGMEEITRVDIVGALEREFQINVDLYKMQAADITFDDIDRKVAYENMTISSGQVEMAGMKRTLRILGEFKGVEDIQNILIKNGIYLKDIAEVVDGFADRTSYSRLNGQDVITLNVVKKSGKNLINAIDKIKVILEDFKTVAPSNLVITTTGDQSTTTRNNLSELFNTMIIGFMVVVLILMFFMGVDNALFVATSIPLSVLMTFIMIPLVGFTMNMVVFVAFILVLGLVVDDSIVVVENTYRHFMHTPNLPIGPAAKLATAEVAGPVFTGTITTIAPFLPLAFWPGVAGKFMLYIPITIIISLMASLVSAFFINPVFAASFMKYRDDAVQDNKKRNKEILIISAVLVLFAILFAFVKVRFMTHILLFFLIMYVMTKYIIIPMIRVFQKKIYPFLIESYKKQLSYFLTGKRPYYLISGVVVLFFFTFFLMGVFPPKVVLFPSGDPNEIYVYVKMPAGTDIAVTDSVTKIVENRVFEVIGRNNPDVESVISNVAMNAGESIFERSTQEKLGRVAISFVEYKYRAKPHTTDYLDQIREKLKDIPGAGITVGQARMGPPAGKPINIEVSGEDFDRLIPTVTRLQHYIDSLNIQGIEQMKMDLVINTPELVLNIDRAKANKLGLSTAAIGMNLRTALYGKDISKIREGEDEYDIRLRLQKPYRENLETLLNVNVAAQQGGGNGQGGNGNRGGGGPKMVPISSVVNADYASTYGGILRKDYKRVITLSSNVLTGYNANEIVAKLRKELKGFKLEEGYAIKFTGEQQQQQENAQFLSMAFLMAIFLIMIVLVAQFNSIVKPLIIMTQIIFSMIGVLLGTIIFKIDFSIMMTGMGIIAVGGIVIKNGIMLIDFTNVLISRGVERKQAIIQGGAVRITPVLLTAGAALLGLLPLAIGLNFNFMTFFTELDPEIFFGGPSATFWKPLAWTIIFGLSFATFLTLILVPCMYSVFVKVKKSGN; translated from the coding sequence CCGACCAACAGAATTTGCCATCGATAACAGGCTAACCGTTTATTTTTTTATAGCCATTCTGATCGTATTCGGTATTTACTCATACCGGTCGACTCCAAAGGAGAGTTTCCCGGAGATTGTGTTCCCCTACTTCTCCATCACCACCATTTATCCTGGAACGTCTCCGGCTGATATGGAAAACCTCGTGACCCGCCACATCGAAAAAGAACTGAAAACCGTTAAGGGAATCAAACAGATATACAGCAATTCCCTGCAGGATTACTCCATGATCTTCATCGAATTTGAAACGAACGTCGATAATAAGACTGCACAGCAGGATGTGAAGGATGCTGTGGACCGCTCAAAAAAAGATCTTCCAAGCGATCTTCCTAATAGCCCTGAAGTCACTCGTATCGATCTGTCGGAAATACCTGTTTTGTATATTAATCTTTCTGGTGATATAGGACTGGCTCAAATGAAAAAATATGCCGATGATCTCAAGGACCGTATCGAAGGAATGGAAGAGATCACCAGGGTGGATATTGTCGGTGCCCTTGAAAGAGAATTCCAGATCAATGTCGATCTTTATAAAATGCAGGCGGCAGATATCACTTTTGATGATATTGACCGGAAAGTGGCCTACGAAAATATGACCATCTCCAGCGGGCAGGTAGAAATGGCAGGCATGAAAAGAACTCTCAGAATCCTCGGTGAATTTAAAGGAGTGGAAGATATTCAGAATATCCTGATAAAGAATGGCATATATCTCAAAGATATCGCTGAGGTGGTGGATGGTTTTGCCGACCGGACCAGTTATTCACGCCTTAACGGACAGGATGTCATTACATTAAACGTCGTTAAAAAAAGCGGTAAGAACCTTATTAACGCTATCGATAAAATTAAGGTCATTCTTGAAGATTTCAAAACAGTAGCACCGTCCAATCTTGTCATCACAACAACAGGTGACCAAAGCACCACGACCAGGAATAACCTCAGCGAGCTTTTCAACACCATGATTATCGGATTCATGGTCGTTGTACTGATCCTGATGTTTTTCATGGGTGTTGATAATGCGCTATTTGTGGCCACATCCATTCCATTATCCGTGCTAATGACATTTATCATGATTCCACTGGTAGGTTTCACCATGAATATGGTGGTTTTCGTGGCTTTCATTCTTGTGCTTGGTCTGGTCGTCGATGACTCCATAGTGGTAGTTGAAAACACATACCGGCACTTTATGCACACGCCTAACCTGCCCATCGGGCCGGCTGCCAAGCTGGCCACAGCCGAAGTTGCCGGACCTGTCTTTACAGGGACAATCACTACCATCGCCCCGTTTCTCCCTCTGGCTTTCTGGCCGGGCGTGGCTGGAAAATTTATGCTCTATATACCCATTACCATCATCATCAGCCTGATGGCTTCATTAGTCTCGGCCTTCTTCATCAATCCTGTCTTTGCTGCTTCTTTTATGAAATACCGGGACGATGCTGTGCAGGATAATAAAAAACGAAATAAGGAAATTCTCATTATATCCGCAGTACTGGTTTTATTTGCTATCCTGTTTGCCTTTGTCAAAGTCAGGTTCATGACCCACATCCTGCTGTTCTTTCTGATCATGTATGTAATGACAAAATATATCATCATTCCCATGATCCGTGTCTTCCAGAAAAAAATATATCCTTTTCTCATCGAGAGTTACAAGAAGCAACTTAGCTATTTCCTGACAGGGAAAAGACCATATTACCTGATCTCGGGTGTTGTCGTACTATTCTTTTTTACCTTCTTTCTCATGGGTGTTTTTCCTCCGAAAGTTGTTTTATTTCCCAGTGGTGATCCCAATGAAATTTATGTATATGTGAAAATGCCGGCAGGCACCGATATTGCAGTGACCGACTCTGTCACAAAAATTGTTGAAAACCGGGTCTTCGAGGTCATCGGCAGAAACAATCCGGATGTTGAGTCGGTTATTTCTAATGTAGCTATGAATGCGGGTGAAAGTATTTTCGAGAGGTCAACTCAGGAGAAATTAGGCCGGGTGGCCATCTCCTTTGTTGAATATAAATACAGGGCAAAACCCCATACCACCGATTATCTGGACCAGATCAGGGAAAAACTGAAAGACATACCCGGTGCCGGTATCACTGTTGGACAAGCACGTATGGGTCCACCTGCCGGTAAACCTATCAATATTGAGGTCAGCGGGGAAGATTTCGACAGACTCATCCCCACAGTCACCCGTCTTCAGCATTATATCGACTCACTTAATATTCAGGGTATTGAACAAATGAAGATGGACCTTGTAATAAATACCCCTGAGCTGGTTTTAAATATTGACCGTGCCAAAGCTAATAAGCTGGGTCTCAGCACAGCGGCTATCGGTATGAACCTGCGGACAGCCCTGTATGGCAAGGATATCTCTAAAATCAGGGAAGGTGAAGATGAGTATGATATCCGGCTCAGGCTCCAGAAACCCTATCGCGAGAATCTGGAAACCCTCTTGAATGTAAATGTGGCCGCACAACAAGGTGGTGGCAACGGACAGGGAGGCAATGGCAACCGGGGCGGCGGCGGACCAAAAATGGTTCCCATCTCCTCTGTCGTTAATGCCGATTATGCATCCACGTATGGTGGTATCCTCCGTAAGGATTATAAACGTGTGATCACACTCAGCTCAAATGTGCTGACCGGATACAACGCCAACGAAATTGTCGCCAAACTCAGAAAAGAACTTAAGGGCTTTAAACTCGAAGAAGGTTATGCGATCAAGTTTACTGGCGAACAGCAGCAACAACAGGAGAATGCCCAGTTTCTATCAATGGCCTTTCTGATGGCTATATTCCTTATCATGATCGTCCTGGTAGCACAGTTCAATTCTATTGTCAAACCACTGATCATCATGACCCAGATTATTTTCAGCATGATAGGCGTCTTGTTGGGTACAATTATATTCAAAATTGATTTTTCCATCATGATGACCGGTATGGGGATCATTGCAGTTGGAGGTATTGTGATTAAAAACGGTATCATGCTCATCGACTTCACAAATGTGCTGATCAGCCGGGGCGTGGAGAGGAAACAGGCTATCATACAGGGCGGAGCTGTCAGGATCACGCCTGTTTTGCTGACAGCGGGAGCTGCCCTTTTGGGTTTGCTGCCACTGGCTATAGGGTTGAACTTCAACTTCATGACATTCTTCACTGAACTGGATCCTGAAATTTTCTTTGGCGGCCCCAGCGCCACCTTCTGGAAACCTCTGGCATGGACGATCATCTTTGGCCTCTCATTCGCCACTTTCCTTACACTGATATTGGTGCCGTGTATGTATTCGGTATTCGTTAAGGTCAAGAAAAGCGGGAACTAA